In a single window of the Xylanimonas protaetiae genome:
- the rpsI gene encoding 30S ribosomal protein S9 — translation MAETTVDTIDTELDETPSTYTTETEAPVANRGQSITAPGQALGRRKEAVARVRLVPGTGQWKINGRTLEDYFPNKVHQQLVNSPLKLVEVEGRFDVVARISGGGSSGQAGALRLGIARALNEIDRDANRPALKKAGFLTRDARVVERKKAGLKKARKAPQYSKR, via the coding sequence GTGGCAGAGACCACCGTCGACACCATCGACACCGAGCTGGACGAGACGCCCAGCACCTACACGACGGAGACCGAGGCGCCCGTCGCCAACCGCGGTCAGTCCATCACGGCCCCGGGCCAGGCCCTGGGTCGCCGCAAGGAGGCCGTGGCGCGCGTGCGCCTCGTCCCCGGCACGGGCCAGTGGAAGATCAACGGCCGCACCCTCGAGGACTACTTCCCGAACAAGGTGCACCAGCAGCTGGTCAACTCCCCGCTGAAGCTCGTCGAGGTCGAGGGCCGCTTCGACGTCGTCGCCCGCATCTCGGGTGGCGGCTCGTCCGGCCAGGCCGGCGCCCTGCGCCTCGGCATCGCCCGCGCGCTCAACGAGATCGACCGCGACGCCAACCGCCCGGCCCTCAAGAAGGCCGGCTTCCTGACTCGTGACGCCCGCGTCGTCGAGCGCAAGAAGGCCGGTCTCAAGAAGGCCCGCAAGGCCCCGCAGTACTCCAAGCGCTGA
- a CDS encoding peptide deformylase, with amino-acid sequence MSTGFGGPVDDELYRTVADRLRAAGPTGVLPIVQSGDPVLRTPVAPYTGQLGDLLPRLAEVMRRTMHAAPGVGLAATQVGIGLALAVVEDRGNETDPRERTPLPFRLLVNPAYEPVEEEDGGAPRRVPFFEGCLSVEGWHALVARHHRVRLTAQDVDGAPVDEVLTGWPARIIQHETDHLHGELYLDHAVPRSLVSNANLVSLWGGAPDPAPVAAALGFEVP; translated from the coding sequence GTGAGCACGGGGTTCGGCGGGCCCGTCGACGACGAGCTGTACCGCACCGTCGCGGACCGGCTGCGCGCGGCCGGCCCGACGGGCGTGCTGCCGATCGTGCAGTCGGGCGACCCGGTGCTGCGCACCCCGGTCGCGCCGTACACCGGCCAGCTCGGCGACCTGCTGCCGCGGCTCGCCGAGGTCATGCGCCGCACCATGCACGCCGCCCCGGGCGTCGGGCTCGCCGCCACGCAGGTGGGCATCGGCCTGGCGCTGGCGGTGGTCGAGGACCGCGGCAACGAGACGGACCCGCGCGAGCGCACGCCGCTGCCGTTCCGGCTGCTGGTCAACCCGGCGTACGAGCCGGTCGAGGAGGAGGACGGCGGCGCCCCGCGGCGCGTGCCGTTCTTCGAGGGCTGCCTGTCCGTCGAGGGGTGGCACGCGCTCGTCGCCCGCCATCACCGCGTGCGCCTGACGGCCCAGGACGTCGACGGCGCGCCCGTCGACGAGGTGCTGACCGGCTGGCCCGCCCGCATCATCCAGCACGAGACCGACCACCTCCACGGCGAGCTCTACCTGGACCACGCCGTGCCGCGGTCGCTCGTGAGCAACGCCAACCTCGTGTCGCTCTGGGGCGGTGCGCCCGACCCTGCCCCCGTGGCCGCCGCGCTCGGGTTCGAGGTGCCCTGA
- a CDS encoding DUF937 domain-containing protein, giving the protein MAGLDDLLTSLPLDQIAGKLGVDAGTVQSAAGGLLPAILGGLKANADDPAGAASLQEALTQHSPQLVEGGINIDDVDTDDGDKIAGHIFGDQKDAVVAKVAETTGQQPNILSKLLPALAPIAMSFIAKQLQGKQQAAAPQAAAQEEPGGLGGLLGGLLGGGGSGGGGLDIGGLLGGLGGLLGGGRR; this is encoded by the coding sequence ATGGCTGGATTGGACGACCTGCTCACGTCGCTCCCGCTCGACCAGATCGCAGGGAAGCTCGGCGTCGACGCCGGCACCGTGCAGTCGGCGGCGGGCGGCCTGCTCCCCGCGATCCTCGGCGGCCTCAAGGCCAACGCCGACGACCCCGCGGGCGCCGCCTCGCTCCAGGAGGCGCTCACGCAGCACAGCCCGCAGCTCGTCGAGGGCGGTATCAACATCGACGACGTCGACACCGACGACGGCGACAAGATCGCCGGGCACATCTTCGGCGACCAGAAGGACGCCGTCGTAGCCAAGGTCGCGGAGACGACCGGCCAGCAGCCGAACATCCTCAGCAAGCTGCTCCCGGCGCTCGCGCCGATCGCGATGTCGTTCATCGCCAAGCAGCTGCAGGGCAAGCAGCAGGCCGCGGCGCCCCAGGCGGCCGCGCAGGAGGAGCCGGGCGGCCTCGGCGGCCTGCTGGGCGGGCTCCTGGGCGGGGGAGGCTCCGGCGGGGGCGGCCTCGACATCGGCGGCCTGCTGGGCGGGCTCGGCGGCCTGCTGGGCGGCGGCCGGCGCTGA
- a CDS encoding DedA family protein codes for MDLGTILGQVEDWILALSGAAWVYPAMLGLALVDGFFPPLPSESVVITLAVAARTTGTPWLPGILVAAIVGAWCGDQIAYQIGRSVGTERVRILRTEKGRATVRWAKRALARRGASFIIAARYIPIGRVAVNMTAGAVRYPLRRFMGYSAIAAVVWGFYAIAVGLTASVWLHEYPLLAMAVGIAVGVVLGLLLDRVLHLLLHRRGELVDEEEDPADAPAVDGADPQVTTTRPSA; via the coding sequence GTGGACCTGGGGACGATCCTGGGACAGGTCGAGGACTGGATCCTCGCGCTGTCCGGCGCCGCATGGGTCTACCCGGCCATGCTCGGCCTGGCCCTCGTGGACGGGTTCTTCCCGCCCCTGCCGAGCGAGTCGGTGGTCATCACGCTCGCCGTCGCCGCGAGGACGACGGGCACGCCGTGGCTGCCCGGCATCCTCGTCGCCGCGATCGTCGGCGCCTGGTGCGGCGACCAGATCGCCTACCAGATCGGCCGGTCCGTCGGCACAGAGCGCGTGCGCATCCTGCGCACGGAGAAGGGCCGCGCGACGGTCCGCTGGGCCAAGCGGGCGCTCGCCCGGCGCGGCGCGTCGTTCATCATCGCCGCGAGGTACATCCCGATCGGCCGGGTCGCCGTGAACATGACGGCCGGCGCCGTCCGGTACCCGCTCCGCCGGTTCATGGGCTACTCGGCGATCGCCGCCGTCGTCTGGGGCTTCTACGCCATCGCCGTCGGGCTCACCGCGAGCGTGTGGCTGCACGAGTACCCGCTCCTGGCGATGGCCGTGGGCATCGCCGTCGGCGTCGTCCTCGGCCTGCTGCTGGACCGTGTGCTGCACCTTCTGCTGCACCGCCGCGGCGAGCTCGTGGACGAGGAGGAGGACCCCGCCGACGCCCCGGCGGTCGACGGCGCGGACCCTCAGGTCACGACGACGAGGCCGTCCGCCTGA
- a CDS encoding DUF72 domain-containing protein: protein MASVRIGVSGWRYPHWRGRFYPRGLPQRRELEHVATRFPTVELDGSFYSLQRPASYLAWRDATPPGFVFAVKGGRFITHMKRLRDARTPLANVFASGVLALGDRLGPLLWQLPERQRCDLDVLEQFLDLLPASTRAAARLAEEHDDKLRTAAWTDVDADRPVRHALEARHRSFEDPAALRLLREHGVALVVSEGAGRWPLLDHVTAPLVYVRLHGRTRLYASGYAPRTLDEWAGRVRAWYDDGRDVVVYLDNDGDAHAPCDALALTARLADVAVPAAAG, encoded by the coding sequence ATGGCATCGGTGCGGATCGGCGTCTCCGGCTGGCGGTACCCGCACTGGCGCGGCCGCTTCTACCCGCGCGGCCTGCCGCAGCGCCGCGAGCTGGAGCACGTCGCGACCCGCTTCCCGACCGTCGAGCTCGACGGCTCCTTCTACTCGCTCCAGCGCCCCGCGTCCTACCTCGCGTGGCGAGACGCGACGCCGCCCGGCTTCGTGTTCGCCGTCAAGGGCGGCCGGTTCATCACGCACATGAAGCGGCTGCGCGACGCGCGCACGCCGCTCGCCAACGTCTTCGCGAGCGGCGTGCTGGCCCTCGGCGACCGCCTCGGACCGCTCCTGTGGCAGCTGCCCGAGCGCCAGCGCTGCGACCTCGACGTGCTCGAGCAGTTCCTGGACCTCCTGCCTGCCTCGACGCGCGCCGCCGCGCGCCTCGCGGAGGAGCACGACGACAAGCTCAGGACCGCCGCATGGACCGACGTCGACGCCGACCGGCCCGTCCGGCACGCCCTGGAGGCCCGGCACCGGTCGTTCGAGGACCCCGCCGCGCTCCGCCTGCTGCGCGAGCACGGCGTCGCGCTCGTCGTCTCCGAGGGCGCGGGCCGGTGGCCGCTGCTCGACCACGTCACGGCCCCGCTGGTCTACGTGCGGCTCCACGGCCGCACCCGCCTCTACGCCAGCGGGTACGCCCCGCGCACCCTCGACGAGTGGGCCGGCCGGGTCCGCGCCTGGTACGACGACGGCCGCGACGTCGTCGTCTACCTCGACAACGACGGCGACGCGCACGCCCCGTGCGACGCGCTGGCCCTCACCGCCCGGCTCGCCGACGTCGCGGTGCCCGCCGCCGCGGGGTGA
- the glmM gene encoding phosphoglucosamine mutase, with protein sequence MARLFGTDGVRGLANRDVTAELALALGSAAAHELAAAPQAPGHRSKAVLGRDPRASGEFLGAGVTAGLASAGVDVVDLGVLPTPALAYLVSELDCDLGVMISASHNPMPDNGIKFFQRGGLKLDDAVEDRIEAWIQETWELPTGAGVGRVRVDNGSAVGRYVEHLVASIGTTADHRPLEGLRIAVDAANGAASVVGPEALRQAGADVVVMNASPDGRNINEKAGSTHPEQLQAVVVAAEADFGVAFDGDADRCLAVDHGGVLVDGDQILGILARAMKAEQRLPNDTLVVTVMSNLGLLIAMRESGITTVQTGVGDRYVLEEMRANGHGLGGEQSGHIILAEHATTGDGVLTALHLAAEVKRSGKRLAELAAQIPRLPQTLVNVKGVDKARATSDEGVLSAVAAAESLLGETGRVLLRSSGTEPLVRVMVEAATQQQADGVADSLAAVVRERLAL encoded by the coding sequence ATGGCACGGTTGTTCGGCACCGACGGGGTGCGGGGGCTCGCGAACCGCGACGTGACGGCGGAGCTGGCCCTGGCCCTCGGCAGCGCGGCCGCCCACGAGCTCGCCGCGGCCCCCCAGGCTCCCGGCCACCGCTCCAAGGCCGTGCTCGGCCGTGACCCGCGCGCCTCGGGCGAGTTCCTGGGCGCCGGCGTGACCGCCGGCCTCGCGAGCGCGGGCGTCGACGTCGTCGACCTGGGCGTGCTGCCGACGCCGGCGCTGGCGTACCTGGTCAGCGAGCTCGACTGCGACCTCGGCGTCATGATCTCCGCCTCGCACAACCCCATGCCGGACAACGGCATCAAGTTCTTCCAGCGCGGCGGCCTCAAGCTCGACGACGCCGTCGAGGACCGCATCGAGGCGTGGATCCAGGAGACCTGGGAGCTGCCCACGGGCGCCGGCGTCGGGCGCGTGCGCGTCGACAACGGCAGCGCCGTCGGGCGGTACGTCGAGCACCTCGTCGCCAGCATCGGCACCACCGCGGACCACCGGCCGCTCGAGGGCCTGCGCATCGCGGTCGACGCCGCGAACGGCGCGGCCAGCGTCGTCGGGCCGGAGGCGCTGCGCCAGGCCGGCGCCGACGTCGTCGTCATGAACGCGAGCCCCGACGGCCGCAACATCAACGAGAAGGCCGGGTCCACGCACCCCGAGCAGCTCCAGGCCGTCGTCGTGGCCGCCGAGGCCGACTTCGGCGTCGCGTTCGACGGCGACGCCGACCGCTGCCTCGCCGTCGACCACGGGGGCGTGCTGGTGGACGGCGACCAGATCCTCGGCATCCTCGCCCGGGCCATGAAGGCCGAGCAGCGGCTGCCCAACGACACGCTCGTCGTGACCGTGATGAGCAACCTGGGCCTGCTGATCGCGATGCGGGAGTCGGGCATCACCACGGTCCAGACGGGCGTGGGCGACCGCTACGTGCTCGAGGAGATGCGCGCGAACGGCCACGGGCTCGGCGGCGAGCAGTCGGGCCACATCATCCTCGCGGAGCACGCGACGACGGGCGACGGCGTGCTCACCGCGCTGCACCTCGCGGCCGAGGTCAAGCGGTCCGGCAAGCGGCTCGCGGAGCTCGCCGCGCAGATCCCGCGCCTGCCGCAGACGCTCGTCAACGTCAAGGGCGTCGACAAGGCGCGCGCGACCAGCGACGAGGGCGTGCTCTCCGCAGTCGCCGCCGCGGAGAGCCTGCTGGGCGAGACTGGCCGCGTGCTGCTCCGCTCGTCCGGCACGGAGCCCCTCGTGCGCGTCATGGTCGAGGCCGCGACGCAGCAGCAGGCCGACGGCGTGGCCGACTCCCTGGCCGCCGTCGTGCGCGAGCGGCTGGCGCTGTGA
- the coaA gene encoding type I pantothenate kinase, with protein sequence MAGRASSSPYVDLDRAAWSRLSESTPLPLTDADVQRLRGLGDPIDLAEVDAVYRPLSRLLNLYVTATAGLHQATSTFLREGGPRTPYVIGVAGSVAVGKSTVARILREMMARWPETPHVELVTTDGFLYPNAELQRRGLMERKGFPESYDRRALVRFVSRVKAGQEEVRAPVYSHVTYDIVPGEEVVVRRPDVLIVEGLNVLQPARPGAAEDSTVAVSDFFDFSIFVDARTRNIRQWYVDRFLNLRQTAFSRSESYFRRYADLTDEQATARALAIWEAINAPNLEQNILPTRGRATLVLTKGADHSVQRVRLRKL encoded by the coding sequence CTGGCGGGCCGCGCGTCGTCGTCCCCCTACGTGGACCTGGACCGTGCGGCGTGGAGCCGCCTGTCGGAGTCGACCCCGCTGCCCCTGACCGACGCGGACGTGCAGCGCCTGCGCGGCCTGGGCGACCCGATCGACCTCGCGGAGGTCGACGCCGTCTACCGCCCGCTGTCCCGGCTGCTCAACCTGTACGTGACGGCGACGGCGGGCCTGCACCAGGCGACGTCGACGTTCCTGCGCGAGGGTGGGCCGCGCACGCCCTATGTCATCGGGGTGGCCGGCTCGGTCGCCGTCGGCAAGTCGACCGTGGCGCGCATCCTGCGCGAGATGATGGCCCGCTGGCCCGAGACGCCTCACGTCGAGCTCGTGACCACGGACGGGTTCCTCTACCCGAACGCCGAGCTGCAGCGCCGCGGGCTCATGGAGCGCAAGGGCTTCCCCGAGTCGTACGACCGGCGGGCGCTGGTGCGCTTCGTCTCGAGGGTCAAGGCCGGGCAGGAGGAGGTGCGTGCCCCCGTCTACTCCCACGTCACGTACGACATCGTGCCGGGCGAGGAGGTCGTGGTGCGCCGCCCGGACGTGCTCATCGTCGAGGGGCTCAACGTGCTCCAGCCCGCGCGGCCCGGCGCCGCGGAGGACTCGACGGTCGCCGTGAGCGACTTCTTCGACTTCTCGATCTTCGTCGACGCCCGCACGCGCAACATCCGGCAGTGGTACGTGGACCGGTTCCTCAACCTGCGGCAGACGGCGTTCTCCCGGTCCGAGAGCTACTTCCGCCGCTACGCCGACCTGACCGACGAGCAGGCGACCGCCCGGGCCCTGGCGATCTGGGAGGCGATCAACGCGCCCAACCTGGAGCAGAACATCCTGCCGACGCGCGGGCGCGCGACCCTGGTGCTCACGAAAGGCGCGGACCACTCGGTCCAGCGGGTGCGGCTGCGCAAGCTCTGA
- the glmS gene encoding glutamine--fructose-6-phosphate transaminase (isomerizing): MCGIVGYTGLGLLEGGADGTPAATRHPLEVALEGLRRLEYRGYDSAGVALAGPGQGHIAFAKKSGKLSNLVGELEEHPLPEATAAIGHTRWATHGGPTDLNAHPHLADDDKLAVIHNGIIENFAQLKAELLDAGVTFRSETDTEVAAQLLAQEYAKTKNLTEAMAATARRLHGTFTLLAVHADDPLTVVGARHDSPLVVGIGEGENFLGSDVAAFIAFTKEALELGQDQIVTITPTAVSVTDFLGRPADAKRFTVDWDAAAAEKSGFDSFMDKEIHDQPHAVADTLLGRTDLEGRLTLDEIHIDESLLRAIDKIIVIACGTAAYAGHVAKYAIEHWCRIPVEVELSHEFRYRDPIVDEKTLVVAVSQSGETMDTLMAVRHAREQGAKVLSIVNTQGSTIPRESDAVLYTHAGPEIAVASTKAFLSQITAAYLLGLYLAQLRGNKFPDEIAAILNELRDLPAKVQTVIERGEYVRATARSMKDARSVLFLGRHVGYPVALEGALKLKELAYIHAEGFAAGELKHGPIALIDEGQPVFVVVPSPQARHGLHSKVVSNIQEIRARGARTLVIAEDGDDEVRRYADEIFWIPKAPSLLQPLLAVVPLQIFAMALATAKGLDVDQPRNLAKSVTVE, from the coding sequence ATGTGTGGAATCGTCGGGTACACCGGTCTGGGCCTGCTCGAGGGGGGAGCGGACGGGACCCCCGCCGCGACCCGTCACCCGCTGGAGGTGGCGCTCGAGGGTCTGCGACGCCTCGAGTACCGCGGGTACGACTCCGCGGGCGTCGCACTCGCGGGCCCCGGCCAGGGCCACATCGCGTTCGCGAAGAAGTCGGGCAAGCTGAGCAACCTCGTCGGGGAGCTCGAGGAGCACCCGCTCCCCGAGGCGACCGCCGCCATCGGCCACACCCGCTGGGCCACCCACGGCGGCCCCACCGACCTCAACGCCCACCCCCACCTGGCCGACGACGACAAGCTCGCCGTCATCCACAACGGCATCATCGAGAACTTCGCGCAGCTCAAGGCCGAGCTGCTCGACGCCGGCGTCACCTTCCGGTCCGAGACGGACACCGAGGTGGCCGCGCAGCTGCTCGCCCAGGAGTACGCCAAGACCAAGAACCTCACCGAGGCGATGGCCGCCACCGCGCGCCGCCTGCACGGCACGTTCACGCTGCTGGCCGTGCACGCCGACGACCCGCTCACCGTCGTCGGCGCCCGGCACGACTCGCCGCTCGTCGTCGGCATCGGCGAGGGGGAGAACTTCCTCGGCTCCGACGTCGCCGCGTTCATCGCCTTCACCAAGGAGGCGCTCGAGCTCGGGCAGGACCAGATCGTGACGATCACCCCGACGGCGGTGTCCGTCACCGACTTCCTGGGCCGGCCGGCGGACGCCAAGCGGTTCACCGTCGACTGGGACGCCGCCGCGGCCGAGAAGAGCGGCTTCGACTCCTTCATGGACAAGGAGATCCACGACCAGCCGCACGCCGTCGCCGACACGCTGCTGGGCCGCACCGACCTCGAGGGCCGCCTGACGCTCGACGAGATCCACATCGACGAGTCCCTGCTGCGGGCCATCGACAAGATCATCGTCATCGCGTGCGGCACCGCCGCCTACGCCGGGCACGTGGCCAAGTACGCCATCGAGCACTGGTGCCGCATCCCCGTCGAGGTCGAGCTGTCGCACGAGTTCCGCTACCGCGACCCGATCGTCGACGAGAAGACCCTCGTGGTCGCCGTCTCGCAGTCCGGCGAGACCATGGACACCCTCATGGCCGTGCGCCACGCGCGCGAGCAGGGCGCCAAGGTGCTGTCCATCGTCAACACGCAGGGCTCGACCATCCCCCGCGAGTCCGACGCCGTGCTCTACACGCACGCCGGCCCGGAGATCGCCGTCGCCTCGACCAAGGCGTTCCTGTCGCAGATCACCGCCGCCTACCTGCTGGGCCTCTACCTCGCCCAGCTGCGCGGCAACAAGTTCCCCGACGAGATCGCCGCGATCCTGAACGAGCTGCGCGACCTGCCCGCCAAGGTGCAGACCGTCATCGAGCGCGGCGAGTACGTGCGCGCGACCGCCCGGTCGATGAAGGACGCGAGGTCCGTGCTGTTCCTCGGCCGTCACGTGGGGTACCCGGTGGCGCTCGAGGGCGCGCTCAAGCTCAAGGAGCTCGCCTACATCCACGCCGAGGGCTTCGCCGCGGGCGAGCTCAAGCACGGCCCCATCGCGCTCATCGACGAGGGCCAGCCCGTGTTCGTCGTCGTGCCGTCGCCGCAGGCCCGCCACGGCCTGCACTCCAAGGTCGTCTCCAACATCCAGGAGATCCGGGCGCGCGGCGCGCGCACGCTCGTCATCGCGGAGGACGGCGACGACGAGGTGCGCCGGTACGCCGACGAGATCTTCTGGATCCCCAAGGCGCCGTCGCTGCTCCAGCCGCTGCTCGCCGTCGTGCCGCTGCAGATCTTCGCCATGGCGCTCGCCACGGCGAAGGGCCTGGACGTCGACCAGCCGCGCAACCTGGCCAAGTCCGTCACCGTGGAGTGA
- the rplM gene encoding 50S ribosomal protein L13 — translation MRTYTPKPGDVQRDWYVIDATDVVLGRLATHVATLLRGKHKPTFAPHVDGGDFVIVINADKVALSGNKRTTKLAYRHSGYPGGLRSVAYGELLEKNPERAIEKAVRGMIPKTTLGRQQLGKLKVYRGAEHPHAAQQPQPFEITQVSQQA, via the coding sequence GTGCGTACGTACACCCCGAAGCCCGGCGACGTTCAGCGCGACTGGTACGTCATCGACGCGACCGACGTCGTCCTGGGCCGTCTGGCAACCCACGTTGCCACCCTCCTGCGCGGGAAGCACAAGCCGACCTTCGCCCCGCACGTCGACGGCGGTGACTTCGTCATCGTCATCAACGCCGACAAGGTTGCCCTGTCCGGCAACAAGCGGACCACGAAGCTGGCCTACCGCCACTCCGGTTACCCGGGTGGTCTGCGTTCCGTCGCCTACGGCGAGCTCCTGGAGAAGAACCCCGAGCGCGCCATCGAGAAGGCCGTCCGCGGGATGATCCCCAAGACGACCCTCGGCCGTCAGCAGCTCGGCAAGCTGAAGGTCTACCGCGGTGCGGAGCACCCGCACGCGGCCCAGCAGCCCCAGCCGTTCGAGATCACCCAGGTTTCGCAGCAGGCCTGA
- the truA gene encoding tRNA pseudouridine(38-40) synthase TruA, with protein MNDVETVRVRLDLAYDGTLFAGWARQPTLRTVQGALEEGLERLLRTTALGLPAPRLTVAGRTDAGVHARGQVAHVDIPVARWDALPGRSDRGPGESLVARLAGVLPPDVVVHRATLAPAGFDARFSALYRRYAFRIADDAALRDPLRRTHVLWHRRPLDVVAMHDAVQALRGVRDFAAYCKPRPGATTIRELKELDWERPAGGPDAGLVVARVVADAFCHNMVRSLVGASIAVGEGRKDVAWPSEVLASRRRELNAAVVPAHGLTLEEVVYPPDDELAARADRIRAMRMDEDVWDTP; from the coding sequence GTGAACGACGTCGAGACCGTCCGCGTCCGCCTGGACCTCGCCTACGACGGCACGCTCTTCGCGGGCTGGGCGCGGCAGCCCACGCTGCGCACCGTGCAGGGCGCGCTCGAGGAGGGGCTGGAGCGGCTGCTGCGCACGACGGCGCTCGGGCTGCCCGCGCCGCGCCTGACGGTCGCCGGGCGCACCGACGCCGGGGTGCACGCCCGCGGGCAGGTCGCGCACGTCGACATCCCCGTCGCGCGCTGGGACGCGCTGCCGGGCCGCTCCGACCGAGGGCCGGGCGAGTCGCTCGTCGCGCGGCTCGCCGGGGTGCTGCCGCCCGACGTCGTCGTGCACCGCGCCACCCTCGCACCCGCCGGGTTCGACGCGCGGTTCTCCGCGCTCTACCGCCGCTACGCGTTCCGGATCGCCGACGACGCCGCCCTGCGCGACCCGCTGCGCCGCACGCACGTGCTCTGGCACCGGCGGCCGCTCGACGTCGTCGCGATGCACGACGCCGTCCAGGCGCTGCGCGGCGTGCGCGACTTCGCCGCCTACTGCAAGCCCCGGCCGGGCGCGACGACCATCCGCGAGCTCAAGGAGCTCGACTGGGAGCGGCCCGCCGGCGGGCCGGACGCGGGGCTCGTCGTCGCCCGCGTGGTGGCGGACGCGTTCTGCCACAACATGGTGCGCTCCTTGGTCGGGGCGTCGATCGCCGTGGGGGAGGGGCGCAAGGACGTCGCCTGGCCGTCCGAGGTGCTCGCGTCGCGGCGGCGTGAGCTGAACGCCGCCGTCGTGCCCGCGCACGGGCTCACGCTCGAGGAGGTCGTCTACCCGCCCGACGACGAGCTTGCGGCCCGGGCGGACCGCATCCGCGCGATGCGGATGGACGAGGACGTCTGGGACACGCCCTAG
- a CDS encoding DUF5709 domain-containing protein, with translation MSEQTPGTAPDPETGAEGDSDQLSADDTLFDRGSYDPLDEGYSPPERSRANHWGETAWEQSHDEPLDARLAAEEPDWWETERQRPQDTSRAGRLVADDDADPDGDGAARSNDLYGQDAGVDGAAATAEEAAMHWTTDI, from the coding sequence ATGAGCGAGCAGACTCCTGGCACGGCCCCGGATCCCGAGACCGGGGCCGAGGGCGACAGCGACCAGCTGTCCGCCGACGACACCCTGTTCGACCGCGGGAGCTACGACCCGCTCGACGAGGGCTACTCACCGCCCGAGCGGTCGCGCGCCAACCACTGGGGCGAGACGGCCTGGGAGCAGTCGCACGACGAGCCGCTGGACGCCCGCCTCGCGGCCGAGGAGCCCGACTGGTGGGAGACCGAGCGCCAGCGCCCGCAGGACACGTCCCGCGCGGGCCGCCTCGTGGCCGACGACGACGCCGACCCGGACGGCGACGGCGCCGCCCGCTCGAACGACCTCTACGGCCAGGACGCGGGCGTCGACGGCGCCGCGGCGACGGCGGAGGAGGCCGCGATGCACTGGACGACCGACATCTAG